The DNA sequence AGGCTGACACGTGATGCATCGATCCAGCGCCAGTTCTCGTCCAGCCCCCAGCGAATCCACTCTTCGAGCAATACCCGGCCGCTGCCCAGGTCGGCGTGTTGCGGGAGGAACGCCAGGTTGTAGTCGTACAGCCGACCCTGGTCCAGCAGGCCGAGGCGATAGCTGATGCATTCGCCGTTCAGTTCCAGTAGCACCACCCGCACCAGGCCTTGGGCGGCGAGGGCGGTGAAGGCGTGATTCATCCATTGCCGGCGCCTGGGGTCGGCGAAGATGCCGACGCCTTCCTCGCCTTTCCAGCTGACGGCCTCGACGTCGGCCAGGGCTCGCAATAGCTGTCCCATGCTGATGGCGTCCGGCGTCACTCGACGGATTTCGGCACCGCAAGCGGCGATCCGCTTGCGCGCCCGACGCAGCTTGTAGCGTGGGTCGCCAGAGATTTCCTGATGGTCGCTTTCGCTGATCAGGTGCACCGGAACCCGGCAACTGAGTCGCCGCTCTCCGGTGGAACTCATTGCCATCCAGGCGCTGAGGACGCTTTGCTCACCGACCGGCTCGATCACTTCATTCAATTGCAGCAACGCATGAGGCAAGTGCTGACGGATCTGCATCAGCGCCTGGCCCATGTCTTCGGCGTCCAGGCGCGCCAGCAGGGCGATGCGGTCGGCCATTGGAAAACCCAAGTGATGCAACACCCGGAACCGCAGCCCGCCGATATGTTCAAGTCCTGACACCAGGGGCAGGCAAAGGCACAAGGCCTGGTCCTGCCAGCCCAGCAGCACGTGCAGTTGCTGCTCGGGCAACAGGGCAATTTCCGACGCTTGCAGCCAGGCCAGGGTGTTGAACGGTGTTGCGTCGGCCACCTGGGTTCGCAGCTGTTCATAAGCTGATACAGGAAAGTCCGCCGCGCCTAGGGAGCGACACCATTGGAACCGGATCGCCATGGGGATCAGGCCGCCGAAGTCGAGGCAGCCGGCTGGGCCGGTTTACGAAAGGCGTCCAGTGCCGTGCCGGTGTAAGACGTATTGCGCAGGAACTGCCAATGACCGAGTAAGCAGTATAGGTGGGTGATTTGCCCGCGCTCCTGGAAGCCCATGCGGATATGCATCTTGATCGCCTGGATGTTTTGCAAATCGCAGACATCGACCATAGTGTTGCAACCGTGGTCTGCCATGACTTTCCACACTTCCAACTGCATGTCCGCCGAGATACTGGTACCCCAGTATTTACGAATCGCCTCGCCACCGAACTGGAAGTACTCGCCAGGCTTGATCGGAAAGTTGCAGCGGTAGAAATGGCGGTCGAAATAGTCCCGAGTACTGGCCCAGGCGAAGCCCACGGTGTCGCCCTGATCATCCAGGTACATCAAGCCTGTGTAGCCTTCGGCCGCCAACTCGCGCATGGTTTCGACGCGGTCGCCGAAGTGCCGGGCAAAAGCATCGGCATTGGCGACTGTGATGAACTCCAGGCGCATCGTTGGGTAGGGCTTGAGGTTATGGGGGGGAGCGGGGTCCGTATATCGTGCTCCAGCCACACCAATCGGGTGTGGGAGAATACGTAGCGTCTGCATAGCTGCTTTAGAGCGGCGCGCAGACCTTTTTTCTGAATGCGATCACACAATGTTTGCAGAGCGTTCATGGTGCCTCCTGACGGGTGGCAGGGTGGGGAGGGAGGGGAGCTGTCCAACTGAGGGCGAACACGGTTTCCCCTGGCAGGAGAAACCCGACCTGGCCAGCCTTGCAATCGAGCGGAACGCTTTGGCTGCGGTTGTCCTGGCCGAAATACAGCAGGGACATGCCTGGCTGAGGGCAGGCCGTGCCGTCGAGGCTGACTTGATGGGCTCGCGTGCTTTTGTTCACGCCCAGCAGACTGCGTTGCTTCCCGGTGGCCATGGCCAGTACGTCGACTTCAAAAGCGTCGTTGTCCAGGTGCAGCACCTGATCGAGCCAATGCTGTTGAATGAACTGCTGGGCCAGGCCCACGGGCTTGAGCTCGAAGCGCTGATCGTCCAGCACTCGCACCATGCCTTTGGGGTACTCCGGTTCGTCGGCGGCCATGAACCAGTTGAGCATGTCCAGCCAGCCGTCGGCCGAGGCGTTAATGGCCACCGACGTCCACCACAGGGCGGCGTAATGGGTTTCCTGATCGTAAGGGCTGAGACTCGAGCCGCTGGATATGTTGGTCTGGTCCAACAGCAAGGCCTTGCGCGGCCGACCCTGGCTGTCCAGTCCCACCAGGTTGGCGGCCTGACGGACACTGTCGCGGTAGACCCGGGTCGCCAACAGGTCGCGGATCATCCATTCATGCCAGGCCAGGGCGTCGATCTGGTCGTCGGACGTCGCCAGCAGGCGCCGTGCCCAGTCGATCCCACGCTTGTCAGCGGCATTTTCGATGAAGGGGCCGTTGGTGAACTGGGAGCTGGCCGGCATGGCGATGCGGACACCGGCACGTGCGTTGGCAGGATCGGCGCGGACCTGGGCAGCCATGCTCTGGAACATTTGCTGGAAACTGGCGAAGTCTGGGTAATTGAGGTTCGGCTCATCGGCAAAACTGAGGTAATGAAGGCCTTTGCCGCCTAAAGCTCGGGTCGATGTGAGCCAGGCTTGCAAGCCGCTGTGACTGGTCCGGTCGGGCTTTAGATCGGAGCGGCGCTGGCTGGCGGCCAACAGGGTGATGTTTTGGCTGATGGCGAAGCGGTCCTGGTTCAAACGTCGGAAGGCATCTTCATAAGTGCCTCTGGCCGCCGTGATATCGACGAAGCTGTAAAGGCTTGCCGCCTGGGGTTTGAGCGCATCGAGCACAGCGTAGCTGGATGGCGGCAGTAACTCATAGGGCAGGTATACGCCCAGCTTTGGGGTCGTGCCGAGCGCCTCGTCGTACAGTTTCAGGTGGGTCTGACCCGGATCCTGGCGCGGTGGCAGCAGGTGCGCCGGGTCCTGGGCGAACAGGTTGGCGGTGCCGTCCAGCCAGAACGCGGCCTTGCCGTTGCCCTGCAGGTGCAAGCGCCAGATTTGTTCGACGTCAGCTTTCGGCAGGGCGACCTGATCGAACTGCCAATAAGCCCGGTATGGCTTGAGGTTCAGTTGCAACTGCTTGCCGTCGCCGACGCGCTGGGCTTGCAGCGCACGTACGCCGCCGTGAAACTTGCCTGCCAGCACCGCCTGTTCGCCAGCCGCCACCTTGAAATACAGCTCGTCGCCGTCGTGGGTTTCGGCATTGAAATGCACCTTTGCCGGGGCAAACAGGGCGCGGGTGCGCGCGTCGAGCTCAACGTTGTAGCGACGGAAGCTGTAGCCGGGAATTTCCAGGCGATAACTGGCAGCACCCGGCGGCAGCGGCCACTGCTGTTCGCCACGGGGCTGATCCGCCTTGACCAGGCGCTCACCCGCCAATCGTCCCTGGCCGTCGAGCAGATACAGGTGTTCGGTATTGGCCTCGGCTTGCCAGGCGGGCACCCAGCGCACGGTGACAGTGTCCTGGCGGTCGGTTTGCAGGTACAGGCTGCCGTCACGGATGCCGGTCCATTGCAGGGACGCGCCTTGGGCCAACAAGGCCAGGCTCCAGAGGCACAGGCCTGCGGCCATTTTCCATCCATGCCGTACTGGCCCCATCGCGAGCAAGCTCGCTCCCACAGTTGATTTGTGGTGGTCGCGGATAGTGTGTTCGGCACCAGGCTTTTGTGGGAGCGGGCTTGCTCGCGAAGAGGGCGGCACATCCACCATTGATGCAAGCTGACCCACCGCTTCCGCAAGAACAACCCCGCACCCTGTGGGAGCGAGCTTGCTCGCGATGGCGGCTTGGCGGGCAACCATGCTCATGCCGATTTCCCCAACAGCATCTGACGCATTGGCAGCAAATCGCTGGGCAGGATGATCAGCGTCTGCCACAGCGCCACGCCGCTGAGGCGGCAATACATGACAAGCATTGCCAGGGTGACACCCAGGTAGGCGATCGAGGACGCGGCGGCAGCGCCGACGATGCCGTAGCGCGGGATCAAAATCAGGTTCAGCATCAGGTTCAACAGCGCTCCCCCGCCCATCAGCAGCGAAACGGTACCGGGGCGATTCTTGCCCAGCAGGTCCAGGCGCAGGATGCTCGCATAGCACAACCCGAACACCCCTGGCAGCAGCGCCAACAGGGCCGGGTACGCTGGTTGATAGGCGATGCCGAACAGGGTAACGATCAGCCATTCGCCGACCAGTACCATGCCCAGGCAGGCACCCAGCATGGCCGTGGCGGTCAGGCGCAAGGCCAGCGGGGTCAAGCGCTTCATGTCTGAGTCTTGCTGCAGCAGGCGTTTCATCAGGGGCGTGGTGACCGCTTCCGGCACGATATGCAGCAGTTCGGCCGCCGCGCTGGCCATGGCGTAGTGCCCTAGCGCCGTGCTGCCCAACAGCGCGCCGATGAACAGGTAGTCCGAGCGCGTCATCAGTTGCTGGAACAACAGGTCCGGATGACTGCGGACACCGTAACGCAACAGTTCGGTCTGGCCGATGCGATCCCAGCACAGAGTGACCGCGTGATCGCGACGCAACCACATCCAACCCGCCAGCACCACCAGGCTCAGGCCCGCCAGCCAACTGATCAGCGCCGCTTCCAGCGCCGTGTCTTTCCACATCCAGAACAGCGCCACGAACAGCAACAGCGGGACCAGGGATTCCATCAGCCGCAAGGCGTTGAACACACCGACGCCGCCGGAGGCGTTGTGCAGCGTCAGCAGGCCGGTCTTGAGCACCGCCAGCGGCACGGCCAGCAACAGCAGCCAGGCCAGCAGTCCCAGATGTGTGGTGACGTCCAGTTCGGCACCGAACTCACGCACCAGGGCCACCACCAGCAGCGTCAGCAACCCCGCCAGCAGACAACCGAAGACCAGCACGTGGCTGAGCAACAGGCTCATCGAGCGATGCTGCGCCGCCTGATAACCCACGGCGGAATTCAGGCCCCCACTGGTGGTGGCACTGATCAGGTCCGGCAGGGTGCTGAGCAGCGCCAACAGCCCGCGTTCGCTGGGCCCCAGGATCCGTGCCAGCAACACGTTGCGCAACAGGCGCAGGCCGATCATCGCCAGGCTCGTGCCCATGCTCATCACCAAGAGCCTGAGGTAACGTGCGCGGTTCATGAACGTGCTCCTCGGCGAATACGCCAGGCCAATAACTCAGGATGACAGGCGTTGCGTTGGCTGACGCCGAAACGTGGCAGGTTCAGAGGGTCGCCGTCATGGCGATACAGTCCGGCCTCGGTGCCCAGCGCGAACGGAAAACCGTGGGCCGCTACCTGCTCGCGCACACGAGCGTCATTGTCACCGTTGGGGTAGCAATACACCGGCAAGGGTTGGGCACAGCCATTTTCCAAGGCCGTCCAACTGCGGGTCAGTTCTTCATGCAGGCGCTGGTCGTCCAGCCCGGTCAGGATCGCGTGGCTGGCGCCATGGGGGCCGAAGCGGACCAGGCCGGAATCTTCGAGCATGCGCACCTGGGGCCAGTCCAGCGCTTGGGGTTGGGAACCGTGCGGGCAGGTTTCGGTGAGGTCGCTCAAAGTGCGTGGGTCGAGGCTCTTGAGGCTTTGCAGGTAGTGCAGCAGTGCCAGACTGCGACGCTCGTCGTCGATGTCATCGAGCAGCACTGGCAACGGTCGACCGACGTGCTGCAAGTGCTCGATCAGCGAGCGCCGCGCTACCTGCCCATGGCTGCCCCACAGGGTTTCGCCGATGCTTTCCCACCAGAAATGCTGCCGGCTGCCAACGAAATCGGTGGACAGGAAAATACTCGCCGGCACCTGGTATTGGCGCAACAGGGGAAAGGCGTTCATGGCGTTGTCGCGCCAACCGTCGTCGAAGGTCAGGGCCACCCGGGGACGGTTTGGAACGCTTTCAGGATCGGCCAGCAACAAGGTCATCAACGGCACGCATTCAAAATGCTGTTGCAGCCAGATCAACAAGTGTTCGAACGCCTCGGGCCCCACGCACAGCTCGTTGCGATGGGGCAGTTCGGCGGCGCCATCGTTGTTCAGTACCCGGTGCAACATCAGAATGACGCCGGCGCCGCGTAATGCATGGCGACCCAGGGACGTGTTCAGGTACAGCCAGCCGCCGGTGCGCTTGATTGTGGTCTTGATGTGGGTATTGATCGGCATGTCAGGCACTCATCGAGTCTGATCGGGGGTCCATTGGTTGTAGCTGTGTCCGCGCAAGAACTGCCACAGGCCGGCGACCATGCCGGCCAGGGTCACCAGCACGAACGCGGCGAGGCGAAACGGTCTGGGCAAGCGATGACGCACGTCCAGCAGGCCGGCCACGGCGAAGGCGTAGCCGAGCAACTGGGCAGACAGGGCCATGCGGTAGAAACCATGCTCATCGAGCAGCCAGAGGTTGGCCACCAGCAGGGGCAGCAACAGCACTGGCGCCAGCCGGCGGATCAGCTTGTGGCTAATCAACGCGATGGCGTACAGGCCATGGCTCAGCGGGTTGAGTAGCTCACGCCGGGCCGCCAGACTGATCAGGCCGCCGACGGTGACGCGTTGGCGGCGGCTGAACTGTCGGCCGGCTTCGTCCACGCCTTGATCGAGCACCTTGGCGTCGTCGACGTAGACGACGCGTTTGCCGGTGACCGGTGCGCAGGTGTTGATAAAAAAATCGTCGTTGACCAGGGCTGGAATCGGTTGGTATAGCTCGCGGCGCAACGCTTGCAGCGCACCGTCCGCCGAGACCGTGCAACCGGCGCGACTTTCCACCCGGCGCAGCCAGGCTTCGTAGTGGCGGTACAGGCTTTCGCCCACGCTCAGGCCTGAGCCCGGGATGGGAATGTTCATGTTACCGACAGTACCGCCGACCCCTGGATCGGCAAACGGCGCCAGCAGGCGCTCAAACGTGCCGTCGAGCCAGTGAACATCAGCATCGGTAAACACCAGGATATCGCCGGTGCAATGGCTGGCCGCGGCGTTGAGTACGCTGTTCTTGCCTTGGCGCGGCAAGTCGAGCACCTCGATGCGCGGATCTTCGAAGCTGCGCGCCAGGGCCACGGTCTGATCGGTGGAGCCGTCGCTGGCGACAACGATCTGCAGGCTGGCGACCGGATAGTCCTGGGCCAGCAGATTGCGCAGTTTGTTCTCGATATTGCGTTGTTCGTTGTGCGCCGCAACGATCACACTGACCCGTTGCGCAGGTAGAGGCCCAGGCCTGAGCCTGGGGAAAAATGGCCCGACGAGCGTCAGCAGCAATGGGTAACCCAGGTAGGCGTATACCGGCAGTAACAGGCACAACCAGAAAATGAACTCAGCCACGGGCGGGCCTCCTTGCTTTCCAATGACAAAGGCTGAGGATGAGCGCGGCGCCGGCCAGGTGCAGGCGCACCCAGTGCAGGCCCCAGAGCTGCAGGGTCAGCCATGGGTTGCGGTGCTTATGGCTCTGACGCAGGCTCAGAACCAGGGCCGGCAACGTGCTGATCAACAACAGTGCCAGGCCCAGGCGTGCCTGACCTTGGAGCAAGGCGATCAGTGCCAGGCCGTCCAGGCCCCAGGCGCCAATCGACAGTGCGGGGAAGCGCAACAGGCGCAGGCTCGGCCCATGGCTGCGCAATAGCTGCCAGTGACTGCCTTGGCGCCACAGTTCCTTACTCATCCACTCGCGCCAGCTGCTTTCATAGCCCCAGTGCAAGGCCACGCTTTTGTTGACCTGCAACAACCGCGCACCGGCTTGGCGCAAGCGCAGGGAAAAGTCCTTGTCTTCGCCGGTGCGCAGGGTTTCGTCGAAGCCTGCGACCTGATCAAACCAGGCGCGGCGCATCAGCAGGGTGTTGCTGGGTAGCCACTGCACCTGGTGCCAGGGCCGTGAACCGGGGCGCTGGCTGCGGCGCTGCCAGGCTCGTGCGAACCACGGCGCTTGCCCGGGCATGTCCAAATCAAGGGCCAGCAAATCGCCGTGGTGGCCTTCCATTTCGATCAGCAGCGTGAGCCAGTCGGCCGGCATTTCCATGTCGGCGTCGATGAATGCCAGCCACTCACCACTGGCGACCGCAGCGCCGCGGTTGCGCAGGGCACCGATGTGCACGCCGGGCACCACCAGCACTCGCGCGCCCAGCTCGTTGGCGATGCGCGGACCGTGGTCGTCGGAGCCGTTGTCCACCACGATCAACTCGCATTCCAGTTGCGCCTGTCGCGCAGCTTCCTGCGCCGCCAACAGCGTCCGGGCGATATGCCGGGCCTCGTTGTACATCGGGATCACAATGCTGATGCGGCTCATGGCTGTGTCTCCCGCGGCACGGCTTGTTCGGCGTCGTAGCGCAATAGGCTGGTCAAGGCGAGCGTGATCCACAGTAACTTGTGGTTCGGCGCGCTGAGGAACATCAGGAACAACGCCAGCGACAGGAAACTCATGCCCAGGTGCGTCAACAGGTCCGCCTGGGCCCAGTCCCGGCGCTGGAGCCAGAGCTGGCGCGCGCGCATCAGGTTGTAGAGGCCCAGACCAATCATGCCGACAAACATCAGGCCTGCCGGTACGCCGATTTCGCTGAAGATTTCCAGGTAGGTGTTATGGGCCTGGCGGTACAGATCCCCCCGTTTGCGATTGGCCGAGAACGCCTTGGCATAGCCGGTGGGGGCGTAGTGCTGCGGAAACGTCCCGGGGCCAGAACCGAGTATTGGCTTCTCGCGGATCATCTGGCTGCCCACCACAATGTAGGAGGCGCGGCGACCCAGGGATCCGTCCTTGTGGTCGTTGGTGCCGGAGCTGAGGATGCTCAATGACTGGATGCGTGCCACGTAGCTAGCAGGCATCAAGGCGATAGTCGCTGGGACCATGAGTGCCACGCCGAGCATCGCGAACCCCAGGTGACGAGGACGCACGCGTGGTAACTGCGCCCGATAGTGATACAACCCGATCATCAGCGTCAGCAACAACACGACCAGTCCTGAACGCGATTCGGTCTTGGTCATTCCACCCAACAACAGGATGACACCGCCACCCCAGAACAACCGGTGCAGCAGGTTCTGGCTGCGTATGGTCAACAACAATGCCAGCGGTACGGTAAACGCAATCAACAGCGCAAAGGCGTTCGGGTCTTCCAGCAAACCCAAGGCGCGGCCCTGTTCCTGGTATTTGGCTGAAAACATCGCGAGCACGCAGGTCGCGGCGACGCTCACTGTCATTAGCCGGGCGAACATCTCCAGGTTCAGCTCGCGACCGATCAACAACGTGATCACGAACAAAATCGGCCCTACTGCGAGTTCACGCAATTGCGTCAGGGACAGGTCCATGTTTTCCGAGATCAACAGGCTCAGACCGTACAACACCATGAAGCCGAGCAATGGCTTCCAGATATTGCTACGCAAGCGCGTCGCAGGGATCTGGTGCAACGCCAACTGCAGCATCAAGATCAGGATCAGCGCCACGCCGAGAAATTTGCTGCCGGAAAACGCGTTGTCCTTGAACAGGCCTTCGAACGGCAGCAGCGCGGCAATGCCCAGCAAACCCCAGGCGGGCTTGCGGTACAGCACAGCGACACCCACCAGCCCAAGCACTGCACCCGGTGCGAGAAACGGATAAGGACTGGCCAGCAATGCCAGGCACACCAGCCCCAGCAGACCGACGATCGAGAGCGGGACGATCATGGCCGAGCCTCCCGTGCCGTGCGGATATAGAGTTGCGACCAGCGTTCGGCCAGCGTGCGCAGATCGTAACGGTCGCGTTGGGTGCGGCGCGCGTTGTCGGCGAGGATCCGCGCCAGGTGCGGTTCGCTGAACAGCGTTTCGATCTGGCGTGCCAGCTCCTCGCTGTCGGCTGGCGGGGCGAGCAGGCCGTTGTGGCGGTCTTGCAGGATATCGGGAATGCCACCGACGCCGAACGCCACCACGGGCACGCCGGCCTGCATGGCTTCGAGCAGGATCATCGGCGTGCCTTCGGTGCGTGAGCTGATCACCAGCGCATCGAGGCGGCTCCACCAGTCGTTCATGTCCGTCTGATAACCGGGCAGTTCGATGCGCATGGGTAGCCCGGCGTCAACGATGCGCTTGAGCAAGGGCTGGCGTTCCGGCCCGTCGCCGAGCATGACCGCGTGCAGCGAGGCATGGCGCTTGCACAACGGAATCATCGCGTCGAGGAACAGGTCCGGGCCTTTCTCGCTGCTCAAGCGGCCGACGTAGCCGACCCGCCAGCGTTGCCTGTCGTCGCGATGGGGCAGCGGCGTCGTGACGGCCGGCAGACCGTTGGGGATCACGTCGAGTTTTTCCGCGTTCACGCTGGCCTGGCGGTGCAGCGCCGCGATGCTTTCGGCCACGCACACCACGCGCTTGACCGGCGCGGTACGGCACAATTGCAGACTCAACCACGTATAGAACCGCTGCTTGGGGCTGCGCGGTGTAAAGCCGTGCTGCGTGATCACCAGCGGCAGGCGCAACAGGGTCGCCGCGGTCCAGCCGAACAACAGGCCCTTGAAGTTGTGCGTATTGATCAGCGGGCGCTCGGCGCGCCGTTGCCGCAGATGCTGCAACAGTTCGGGCCAACTGGCGCAGGAGTGACAGTCGATCCCGGCCTGGCGGAACCGCGTGATCAAGGTCGGCGGAGCCGCCAGGAACAGCACCTGATGCTGGCCGGGTGTCGCCACGCAATGATCGAGCAGCATCCGCTCGGCCCCATAGAAGCCACTGCTGCCGAGCAGATGAATGATCGACAGGGGGCGGCTGCGGTGGGACGGGCTGAACGGCGCGTTCAATTTTTCACCCAATGGACAAGGCTGGGCACGCTCCAGTTGCGGTGCGGGTTGATCTGATCGGGCGACTGCTCGTTGATCACCAGCAGCACCGGTAGGTCCAGTTGGTGGCCGATTTGCGCCGGATGCTTGAAGCGATGGTCGAAGAACTCACGCACGTAGACCAGGGCGATAGCCAACAGCAGGCCGCTGAACAAGCCGAAGGCGATGATCAGCACCGGCTTGGGAAACGCCGCAGAGGTGGGCTCGAATGGCGGGCTCAGCACCCGGGCGTTGGACAGGTCGTTGTCCAGCGAACGGGCGGAGCTGGCTTCGGCGAACCGTTGGGCATAGGTGGAGAACGCCGCATGCAGGGCGTTGATCTCGGTGTCCATCTGCCGCAGCTTGCTCTGGGTTTCCTGAAGTTGGTGGATGCGCTCCTTGAAGGCGGCGATACGTTCGACCTTCTGGTTGATCACCGAACTGACCACCGCCAGGTCGGTGGTGCGTTCCTGGATGCGGTTGTTCACCACTTTGAGGAACTGCTGGCGAGTGCGCACGATTTGCTCCCGGGCCAGCAGCATGGGTTCGCTGCTGGGCTGGAAGATCGCCAGGTCGTTCATGTAGCGGCTGACCTGGCTGGTCAATTGCTCGCTCATTTGCCTGATTTCCCGATCTTCGAAGGCAATGTTGTCCATGGTGGTGGTGAAGGTGAATGGGAAGGTGTAGTCGTTGAATCGCGAGCTGTTCGCCGCCGCCAGGCTGGCCTTGAGGTAATCCAGCCAGCGTTGGCCTTGCAGCAGACGGTCTTGGTACAGGTTCAGGGCCTGCTCCTCGGTGTTGATCGCATTCAAGCGAAAAGTGATTTCTTCCTTGGGATCGGAAGAACCCACGCCTTCAAGCAGCGTCAGGCGGTTGCCCTCCAAGCCGTCAAGGCGGGTCTGGTACTGGACTTTTTTCTGCTCGTAGAACGCCTGGGGCAACTCTATCGATTGCAGGTCCTGGCGACCGGTGAGGTAGTTTTCCAACAGTTGCGCCACGAACCGAGTGCCCTGGGCCGGGTCGCCGAAGCTGTAGACAATGGAGATGACGTTGGAGCCGGGCAAGGTCTCGATCTTCAGGTTTTCAATGGCCTCGTCGGTCAGTGTATCGAGCACGGTGTCGCGTACCGGATCGACCTCGAGCCCCAAGCCGTCGCGCAGCGGATTGATGACGTACTCACGCAATGGCTGGGTGACGTAGCGCTTGAGCGGTTCGCTCACCCACTTGTTGAGGATGCCTGGGCTTGGGGTGTACTCGCCCTGGTCGCGCAGCGTCTTGATGGTTTCGCGAATCAACGCCGGCGAGCGCAGGATGTTGCTCTCGGTTTCCATGTCCGCCAGTGACGGTGGAACGAACGTCGCGTTTTCCTGGTTCAGCGAAGTCGTGGCGTCGCCTTGGGAGAGTTTTTTCGACTGGACGATCACCTGGGCGGTGATATCGAAGCTCTGCTTGAGCATCAACGGCAGCACCAGGGCGATCACGGCGAAAATCAGGAAGACGCGCTTCACCCACTGCTTGTTGGCGAAGAAGATCCTGAAGAACTCGTGCAGATAGTTTTCCTTGGGGTTCATGATCGGTCACCTGGGTCAGTTGCTGCCGCTGCTATTGTTGTCGAGGTCGTAGCCGAAGCTGACGCCAACGCCCTGGAACAACACCACGTCGGCCAGTTGCCGAGCCATTTCACCGGCTTTGGCCAGGCCGGTCTTGGGCACGAAAAGCATGTCTTCCGGTTGCAGGTAGGCGATCTGCGAGGCGTCTCCGCTCAGGGCCTTCTCCACGTCGTAGTGGCGGGCTTCAACCTGATTGCCGTTGCGACGCATGATCACCACCGAGTCGAGCCTTGCCTTGACGTTTGTGCCCCGGGCCAGGGTTAGCGCCTCGAGAACGGAGATCGGCCGGCGGATCGGGTAGGAACCGGGTTGGGCCACTTCACCGAGGACATAGATCTCGTTGCCGCCGGTGGACTTGAGCAGCACGTCTACCGTCATGTGGCCGGGCAGTTGGGCATAGCGCTCGTTGAGGAAGGTTTCCAGTTGGGTGACGGTCATGCCTTGCAACGGTACGGCACCGATTTCCGGGAAGCTGGCGTAGCCATCCCGGCCCACGATGATTTCCCGGCTCATGCCGGTGGCCGGGTGGGTCAGGGTGTTGCGCAGGCTCGTCTCGCCGGACAGCGGGCTGGTCACCATGACGGTCAATTGGTTGCGATTGGGCTGGAACAGCATCTTCTGGTTGTAGGCACGCTGCACTGCCAGGCGCGCCTCGTCGGTGGTCAGGCCGGAGACTTTCACCGAGGTGTTGGCGCCCGGCAGTTCGATACTGCCGTCGGGCATCACCTGTTGCGTGCCGTTGAGTTGGCTGGCGGCGGTGAAGTTCAGGGCAACCTGGTCGCCCGGCTGCACGCGGTAAGCCTGGGAAGAGGTGGTGTCGATGTGAAAAATCACATCCAGCACATCCTGCGGCCTCAGGGTCTGTTCGACCTTGGGCATGTCAGTGGCCTGGGCATTGGCCGGCGCAGCCGTGAGGATCTGCACCGGCATCGAGCGGGTGTCGCTGGTACTGGAGCAACCGGCAAGCGGCAGCAACAGCAGGACAAGCATTTTGGCGTTCATCTCGTCATCCTTTTGCAGGCTTACAGGTTGTTGTAGAGCCACTTGGGCATGTAGTACTTGCGGCGGTTGAACACGCTGCCGACCACTTTCGCGCCTGCTTGGGACAGGCGCTGGCGGGCGGCCTGGGCCACTTCCCAGCGGGTGTCTTCACCGCGTACCACCAGCACCACGCCGTCCGCCTGGGTACTCATGACCAGGGTGTCGAAGGCCGAGTACACCGCGTCAGCGTCGATCACCACGAAGCGGTACTGCATCGCCAGTTGCTTGAACAACGGGCGCAGACGCTCGGGACTCAAATGTTCGGCATTGCGCCCGAGACGGCCGTGGGGCAGCACATCGAAGGGCAGGCTGGAGGACTGCACTACGCAGTCCTGCAACAAGGGCGGCGACACGCTGTTGAACAACAGGTCGCTGAAGCCGCGCTCCTTGTGCAACGCCAGTTGCTGGCTGAGGTTGTGCGGTGACTGGCTGGCGTCCACCAGCAGCACACGACCGCTGCTCATCTGCGCCAGTTGAGCGGCCAGCGCCATGGCGCTGGTGCTGGTCCCGGTACCGGTGTTGGCGGCCGTCAGAAGCAGGATCCGCAGGGAAGGGTCGAGCACGGTCGAGGTCAGA is a window from the Pseudomonas brassicacearum genome containing:
- a CDS encoding GNAT family N-acetyltransferase → MAIRFQWCRSLGAADFPVSAYEQLRTQVADATPFNTLAWLQASEIALLPEQQLHVLLGWQDQALCLCLPLVSGLEHIGGLRFRVLHHLGFPMADRIALLARLDAEDMGQALMQIRQHLPHALLQLNEVIEPVGEQSVLSAWMAMSSTGERRLSCRVPVHLISESDHQEISGDPRYKLRRARKRIAACGAEIRRVTPDAISMGQLLRALADVEAVSWKGEEGVGIFADPRRRQWMNHAFTALAAQGLVRVVLLELNGECISYRLGLLDQGRLYDYNLAFLPQHADLGSGRVLLEEWIRWGLDENWRWIDASRVSLENSSHQLHERMTGQLEHWRWSFYSWQPGGLLLGTALRLWKSLKPWLGKRRPKPTATTASSSSKE
- a CDS encoding lipopolysaccharide biosynthesis protein, coding for MNRARYLRLLVMSMGTSLAMIGLRLLRNVLLARILGPSERGLLALLSTLPDLISATTSGGLNSAVGYQAAQHRSMSLLLSHVLVFGCLLAGLLTLLVVALVREFGAELDVTTHLGLLAWLLLLAVPLAVLKTGLLTLHNASGGVGVFNALRLMESLVPLLLFVALFWMWKDTALEAALISWLAGLSLVVLAGWMWLRRDHAVTLCWDRIGQTELLRYGVRSHPDLLFQQLMTRSDYLFIGALLGSTALGHYAMASAAAELLHIVPEAVTTPLMKRLLQQDSDMKRLTPLALRLTATAMLGACLGMVLVGEWLIVTLFGIAYQPAYPALLALLPGVFGLCYASILRLDLLGKNRPGTVSLLMGGGALLNLMLNLILIPRYGIVGAAAASSIAYLGVTLAMLVMYCRLSGVALWQTLIILPSDLLPMRQMLLGKSA
- a CDS encoding polysaccharide deacetylase family protein; the protein is MPINTHIKTTIKRTGGWLYLNTSLGRHALRGAGVILMLHRVLNNDGAAELPHRNELCVGPEAFEHLLIWLQQHFECVPLMTLLLADPESVPNRPRVALTFDDGWRDNAMNAFPLLRQYQVPASIFLSTDFVGSRQHFWWESIGETLWGSHGQVARRSLIEHLQHVGRPLPVLLDDIDDERRSLALLHYLQSLKSLDPRTLSDLTETCPHGSQPQALDWPQVRMLEDSGLVRFGPHGASHAILTGLDDQRLHEELTRSWTALENGCAQPLPVYCYPNGDNDARVREQVAAHGFPFALGTEAGLYRHDGDPLNLPRFGVSQRNACHPELLAWRIRRGARS
- a CDS encoding glycosyltransferase family 2 protein; the protein is MAEFIFWLCLLLPVYAYLGYPLLLTLVGPFFPRLRPGPLPAQRVSVIVAAHNEQRNIENKLRNLLAQDYPVASLQIVVASDGSTDQTVALARSFEDPRIEVLDLPRQGKNSVLNAAASHCTGDILVFTDADVHWLDGTFERLLAPFADPGVGGTVGNMNIPIPGSGLSVGESLYRHYEAWLRRVESRAGCTVSADGALQALRRELYQPIPALVNDDFFINTCAPVTGKRVVYVDDAKVLDQGVDEAGRQFSRRQRVTVGGLISLAARRELLNPLSHGLYAIALISHKLIRRLAPVLLLPLLVANLWLLDEHGFYRMALSAQLLGYAFAVAGLLDVRHRLPRPFRLAAFVLVTLAGMVAGLWQFLRGHSYNQWTPDQTR
- a CDS encoding glycosyltransferase translates to MSRISIVIPMYNEARHIARTLLAAQEAARQAQLECELIVVDNGSDDHGPRIANELGARVLVVPGVHIGALRNRGAAVASGEWLAFIDADMEMPADWLTLLIEMEGHHGDLLALDLDMPGQAPWFARAWQRRSQRPGSRPWHQVQWLPSNTLLMRRAWFDQVAGFDETLRTGEDKDFSLRLRQAGARLLQVNKSVALHWGYESSWREWMSKELWRQGSHWQLLRSHGPSLRLLRFPALSIGAWGLDGLALIALLQGQARLGLALLLISTLPALVLSLRQSHKHRNPWLTLQLWGLHWVRLHLAGAALILSLCHWKARRPARG